Genomic DNA from Shouchella patagoniensis:
GAAACGAAAAACGCAAATTATTGAGCTTGCCATACAGTTCATTATCACAAATTCAAATACATTTATTACAAGCAAATGAAGGAGAATACAGATGAGCAGACGCGTTGTTGTTACAGGATACGGGGCTATTAGCCCATTAGGCAGTTCAGTTGATCGTTTATGGGAAGCCATTCAAGGAGGTCAATCAGGTATTCGCTTCCTTGAAGATGATGCATATGCTGCGATGCCTACAAAAATCGGTGGGATTGTATCTGATTTTGATCCAGAATACTACTTTGAAAAGAAAGAGGTCACGAAATACGACCGCTTCATTCAGTTTGCATACGCAGCATCGAAGCAAGCTCTTGAGCAATCAGGTTTGAATAGAGAAGAGATTCCTTTAGAACGATTTGGCGTATATGTTGGATCGGGTATCGGTGGCATTGATACAACAATGGAGAACCATTCGAATTTACAAGAACGCGGTCCCAGACGCGTGTCCCCTTTCATGGTGCCGATGATGATCAGCAATATGGCTACAGGTCTCATTGCGATTAAAACCGGGTTTAAAGGAACAAGCTTTTCTCCTGTTTCGGCATGCGCAACAGGCAACCATGCCATCGGAGAAGCGTTTTTAAACATTAAGCATGGATATTCAGACGGCATATTGGCTGGTGGCGCTGAAGCATCTATTAACCCTTTATCTTTTGCAGGTTTCTCAAAAATGAGGGCAATGTCCACAAATAATGGAACACCTAGTCAAGCAAGCCGCCCATTTGATAACGCTCGTGACGGATTTGTTATGTCTGAAGGAGCTGGGATCGTCATGCTTGAGGAATATGAGCATGCCAAAAAACGCGGAGCACACATACTCGGAGAAATTGTGGGCTATGGCTCCACAACAGATGCTTTTCATATCACTTCGCCTAACTATGATGGTGCGTCTCGAGCAATGCGCCTAGCTGTTGATATGGCAGGAATACAAAAAGAACAAATCTCTTACATTAACGCTCATGGTACAAGTACGCCAGAAGGAGACCGTTCGGAAACAAACGCCATTAAAGACTTATTTGGTGAACACGCCTATCAATTAAAGGTTAGTTCAACAAAGTCGATGACTGGTCATCTCTTCGGTGCAGCCGGAGGGTTAGAAGCAATCATCACGTTAAAAGCGGTTGAAAATGGTATCTTACCGCCTACAATTAATTACACCAATCACGATCCGGACTGTGATTTAGATTATGTCGCAAATAAGACCCAAGAACAAAAAGTCGATTATGCCCTTTCCAATGGATTTGGCTTTGGAGGGCATAATGCAGTCCTAGCCTTTAAAAAGTTTTCTAATGAGTAAAGTATCCAGGTGTTACTAAAACAAGGACTGCACAACGCGCAGCCCTTGTTTTGGTGTATCTACTTACGTATACAAACACTTTTTATAATTTACGAGCACCATTACCATGGCGACGAGTACATAAAGTATGGAGGTAATCGTAAGCATATGAAGTACATTTCCCACCTGAATGGCAATTGAATAATTAAAAAGTTGATGAATGATAATTGGAATTATAAGGTTTTTATTTATGTTATAAAAGGCAGTGATGATAATGGATACTGCAACAATCCCACCTAAGAAACAAATGATATATTGTACCAACTGCAATCCAGTGAATCCTGAGATAAGCCACAACGGCAAATGCCAAAACCCCCACAATATTCCAATAATTAGAGCTGATTTTAATGGACTAACTCGTTTTTGCAATTCATTTAATACAAATCCCCTCCACCCTAATTCTTCCCCTAGTGGTCCAAGAATGAAATTGTAGCCAAATAAAAGAAAAAGCGAAGCCCATGAAGCAGTCAATTGTTCGGATATTGGTACATTCCATACGATATATGATAGGAAAAGTACACCTATTAATAAGAGGCTTTGAATGCAAACCACACAGACTACCGTTAATACACTCAATTTTTCCCTAAATTGACTTTTTATATAGTTCCATAAGTTTCTATGTGGATAGATTTTACGAAACATCAGCACAAAGACAAATGTAGCAGACCATGATGATAAGACGATTAGTACTTCTACTGCAGGTTGAGCGTTTAATCCATACATCGTCAGTCCTATCACTAGAATAAATCCATATAAAGCAATGTACGTCCAGAAAACATATCTTTTTAGCATTTGATACAAACGATCACCATCCTTTATTAAAAAAAATCAATGGAATCACAATTCCATTGATTTTAAACGTAAACGATGGTGTAACACCCAGGTCAATAAATCTTTAGCAAGATGCTCATTGTTCTTTAACAGGAATATAGATCTCTAAAAAGGCTCGTTCTTTTTTATCAAGATATGTAATAAGACGGGTATTCACAAAAGCCATTCCCTTTGGTTTAAGACCACGCTCATTCCCCCACTCTAAAGTCGAAGCAAACACCTTATCTTTAATGTCGTTGTCTCCATTTCCATACCTTCCATCTTCAACAATCGTATAGATACATTTAGAATGTTGTAAATAGGATCGATGTTCCTCTCTAGCATTTGATTTTTGCTTTTCGACAATATACATCTTAGAATCAATAAATCCATCTTGATTAAACGTAAATGCTCTCATGATTTTGCTAAGAATATCATCCTTCTTCAAATCCATACTCTTCAGTATCAAGGGATACTCTAAAAAGGAATAAAAATCAGAGAACTCCCCTAGTACTTCATAAAGTGGGAGATCCCTTATGGAACAGTTATTTAAATATTTGTTTATTTCTTCACAAAATGCCTTTGTCTCCTTTATCTTTTGGAGCATATGCTGATTATTCCGGATCGTCTTCTCTAATTGGTCGGCTTTTATCTCTAATAAATGTTCCAGTTCATGTATGGCTCTTCCCTCTTGTAAATCTCTCACTTCTCTCATCGATAAGTTTCTCTTTTTATAAAAGTCCGCCACCATTAGTGTATACATATCCTTGTTATCAAATTGCCGATAATTATTTGTTTCACTTTGATTTGGTTTAACAATTCCAAGTTCCTCGTAATACCTTAGCGCATCTCTTGATGCACCAAGAATTTCTCCTAATTGACTTGTTCGATATGTATTCCTATTCATTCCATCTTGACCTCCTCAAAGAAATACGTTTGATCTCTATTTCTAACCCTCCAGTTCGAACGTATTCTCTATTTTACAGGTCTTTATTCGTACTTGCAGTGATTTTCCCCTTAAAAATGGTCATCTCCGGTTTAATGCGTCTCGCTACCACTTCTGCAGTGGAATCGGCTTTTGCGAGTATAAAATTTGCTTCCTCGTCCTCTCTCAGCCATTGGACCCTACCTTCTTTTGTTATAGCTGCCTTGCCCTGGGTGATGTAGTTTAAGCTTTGTGCTAACTCCCATTCATCACTCCATCTCGATGCTTCTGCTAGACGGCTTACTCTTTCAATGAGATCTCCATTCCCAAATGGGGACCATAGATCAAAGATGTTATCGCAGCCCACAGATACATGGACGCCTCGCTCCATTAGAAATCGGACAGGAGGAAAAGGTCTGCTTATTGGTACACTTGTAACAATGGTGATTCCTGCTTTAGCTAACAAATCAGCTGTCTCTTTCAGTTGGTTAAGTGGAACATCTGCTAGGCCAAAGGCATGACTAATGAACACATCCTTTTTGAGATCGGTCTCGATAACCAGTTGAGCTAGCCGTTTCATTGTAAAGGTCCCCAAATAATCCGCATCATGCAAATGCAAATCAATACCTACGTCAAATTCGTCTGCCAATTGGACCATCGTCTGTAACGATTCCTCTATATTTCCGTCAACGGAAGCTGGATCGACTCCACCTATATAGTGAACCTCTTTATACGTTAGTGCTTTTCTTAGAAGCTGGATCGTTTCATCACGTAATAAACCGTGTTGAGGAAAAGCAACGATTTCTACGTCTACTTTATCCTCAAATGTTTGGATGGCTTCAATAACTTCATCTAAATGGGTAAGTCCAATCTCTGGATAAATATCCACATGTGTTCGCAAATGAGTCACCCCATTTTCAACATAAATATCGAGGAGTTTTTCCGCTCGTTCCTTTATCGTTGTATCTAGGCGAGGGAGAATGTTCTTCTCCATTTCAAAGCGTTCAAAAATTGAATTCACTTTCTTTACCGGGCGCCACATCTCTCCAAGTAACGTCTTATCTAGGTGGCAATGCTTTTCTACTAAGGAAGGTAATAAGAGAAGTCCTTTTCCTTCAATATGGCTCTCTGTTTTATCCATACTGTGGTCATCCGTAATCACATGCTTCACCAAGCCATCGACGATTTTTACATGTACGGATTCCGTTTTCGTTCCAACATAATGTCCTTCCTCCTGAAGATATCCTGTTTCAATTCTTACATCCCTTAGCCAATATGTAATGCTCATGTGTGTGCCCTCCTCTAATTAAATCTTATTAACAATCATCTTTCCTTTAAAAAACACAGCTCTTCTCTCTGCACGCCTTGCCACTGCTTGTGCGCTACATACCGCATCCACCAATACTAAATCAGCTGGTGTCCCGACTGTTGGCCATACCCTGCTCCCTTCCTGATTAAGAGGCGTCACATTTCCGGTAATGAACGAAAGAGCATGATGTAAAGAAGACTCATCTTTCTTTCCAAACCTTTCAGCATAGACGCCCGCTTTGTCCAGGCTATCGCCATTCCCAAAAGGAGACCAATGGTCGGTAATGCTATCCGCTCCTAAAGAGACAGATACCCCCTGTTCGTGAAGAAAAGGAATGGGAATCGTTTTGCTAAGTGATACAGTTGAAGTGATATCAATAGTCTGCTCATTCAAGAGAGACGCCATATCTGCTAACTCATCCTCGCGAATATCTGCTAATGCCAAGGCATGACTAATGGTTACGCGCCC
This window encodes:
- a CDS encoding amidohydrolase, with amino-acid sequence MSITYWLRDVRIETGYLQEEGHYVGTKTESVHVKIVDGLVKHVITDDHSMDKTESHIEGKGLLLLPSLVEKHCHLDKTLLGEMWRPVKKVNSIFERFEMEKNILPRLDTTIKERAEKLLDIYVENGVTHLRTHVDIYPEIGLTHLDEVIEAIQTFEDKVDVEIVAFPQHGLLRDETIQLLRKALTYKEVHYIGGVDPASVDGNIEESLQTMVQLADEFDVGIDLHLHDADYLGTFTMKRLAQLVIETDLKKDVFISHAFGLADVPLNQLKETADLLAKAGITIVTSVPISRPFPPVRFLMERGVHVSVGCDNIFDLWSPFGNGDLIERVSRLAEASRWSDEWELAQSLNYITQGKAAITKEGRVQWLREDEEANFILAKADSTAEVVARRIKPEMTIFKGKITASTNKDL
- a CDS encoding MerR family transcriptional regulator, with the protein product MNRNTYRTSQLGEILGASRDALRYYEELGIVKPNQSETNNYRQFDNKDMYTLMVADFYKKRNLSMREVRDLQEGRAIHELEHLLEIKADQLEKTIRNNQHMLQKIKETKAFCEEINKYLNNCSIRDLPLYEVLGEFSDFYSFLEYPLILKSMDLKKDDILSKIMRAFTFNQDGFIDSKMYIVEKQKSNAREEHRSYLQHSKCIYTIVEDGRYGNGDNDIKDKVFASTLEWGNERGLKPKGMAFVNTRLITYLDKKERAFLEIYIPVKEQ
- a CDS encoding CPBP family intramembrane glutamic endopeptidase — its product is MLKRYVFWTYIALYGFILVIGLTMYGLNAQPAVEVLIVLSSWSATFVFVLMFRKIYPHRNLWNYIKSQFREKLSVLTVVCVVCIQSLLLIGVLFLSYIVWNVPISEQLTASWASLFLLFGYNFILGPLGEELGWRGFVLNELQKRVSPLKSALIIGILWGFWHLPLWLISGFTGLQLVQYIICFLGGIVAVSIIITAFYNINKNLIIPIIIHQLFNYSIAIQVGNVLHMLTITSILYVLVAMVMVLVNYKKCLYT
- the fabF gene encoding beta-ketoacyl-ACP synthase II gives rise to the protein MSRRVVVTGYGAISPLGSSVDRLWEAIQGGQSGIRFLEDDAYAAMPTKIGGIVSDFDPEYYFEKKEVTKYDRFIQFAYAASKQALEQSGLNREEIPLERFGVYVGSGIGGIDTTMENHSNLQERGPRRVSPFMVPMMISNMATGLIAIKTGFKGTSFSPVSACATGNHAIGEAFLNIKHGYSDGILAGGAEASINPLSFAGFSKMRAMSTNNGTPSQASRPFDNARDGFVMSEGAGIVMLEEYEHAKKRGAHILGEIVGYGSTTDAFHITSPNYDGASRAMRLAVDMAGIQKEQISYINAHGTSTPEGDRSETNAIKDLFGEHAYQLKVSSTKSMTGHLFGAAGGLEAIITLKAVENGILPPTINYTNHDPDCDLDYVANKTQEQKVDYALSNGFGFGGHNAVLAFKKFSNE